GGATCGCAGCATTCTTTTATAGCCTCACTGGTTACCGGTGATGGTTATGAAGGGATTCTGACATATTACGACAGGCAATTAACCTGGCCATATATCCGTATTTTCCCTAGTTAAATCTTACGCAGATAGGCTGCATTTTTCAACTTACATTTTAATATCTGAACGTTAACACTTGTCAGCGATGTCAAATCCGGCGATAGGTTTCGAGGCTGGACTACCACGGGATCCTAGACCGGGCCCGGTTAGGCTGGAGCATGATTTGGGCGCGTTACTATAGTCTCCAAGCATAAAAGTCCTGTGTTCATACAAGAAACCACCCTTACAGGCAGGTTACTCGATACGCTGCCATGTCCGACGAGAGAGGCAGGCGCAATGAACTAGTTCGAGCCGGAAGTATCAGGGGGTAGTAGTAGTCGGAGAGGGCATTTCCTGCCGGAGCTGCATGACCCAGTCGAACATGGTGGTATCCATCAGCAGGCCTCGCAGTTTATCCAGATTAGGATCGATCCACGAGTGCCACTGCTGTTGCATTTCGGGCGTCAGCTCCAGGACCTGGAGGCCGTATTCCTTCATCACCCGGATGGCTTCGTCGCTCTGATAGCGAATCTCTTCCATCATCCGCGCTTCCTGTCGCTCGGCAGCAGCCCGCAGTTTGGGGTGCAGCTCGGCGGGGATCTGGTTCCAGGCCTGCTTGGTGATGAGAATGCCGCCGGTCATGGCACCCCAACGGATGGGCGTCATGTACTTGGCGATACCGAACCATTGGAAGGTGGCGGCGGTGAGGGGGGTTGTGGATATGGCATCAATCATACCCGTCTGGAGACCGGGCAGAATATCCGGGGCCGCCAGACTGACGGAATGGAAGCCCTCCGATTTCCAGATCCCCTCGACATTCGGTCCGTCGGTCCAGGTGAAGATGCGGCGCTGGCGCAGGTCGTTCGGGGTATAAACCGGCTGTCTACTGAACCAGTAGGTCCAGCCCACGTCGGCCCAGGCCAACACGATGAAGCCCGCCTTTTCGAGTCGCCGGGTCAGTTCGCCTTCGATTTGAGCGCGGAGCCAGTCCAACTGATTGAATTCCTGAATCATCAGCGGCAATGAGAAGGCCCAGACGCCGGGGTCGATTTCACTGATGCCCGCCGCG
This portion of the Candidatus Neomarinimicrobiota bacterium genome encodes:
- the dctP gene encoding TRAP transporter substrate-binding protein DctP, giving the protein MSLSYSPSPKPVIIKLATLAPVGSPWYDLLLEVAEEWQEVTDDRVQVRIYPGGVAGDEGDVITKMLLNHVQATAMTAAGISEIDPGVWAFSLPLMIQEFNQLDWLRAQIEGELTRRLEKAGFIVLAWADVGWTYWFSRQPVYTPNDLRQRRIFTWTDGPNVEGIWKSEGFHSVSLAAPDILPGLQTGMIDAISTTPLTAATFQWFGIAKYMTPIRWGAMTGGILITKQAWNQIPAELHPKLRAAAERQEARMMEEIRYQSDEAIRVMKEYGLQVLELTPEMQQQWHSWIDPNLDKLRGLLMDTTMFDWVMQLRQEMPSPTTTTP